Proteins encoded together in one Shewanella acanthi window:
- a CDS encoding alpha/beta hydrolase — protein sequence MPSWQATVLNTILSYVARPSISRGKAKLPLSQVRSRLLALDNRWLPWPDTLESNSIPLTHSTLLNYRNMKHASSQGNLFYIRGGGFCFKTPNAHARLICDLSLRCQLEAFVPDYRLAPEHPFPAACDDVLEAYLHLIAVKDAENLILMGDSAGGNLALSLLLELKRLKLPLPKACVLISPALDLALTGDTELILAAEDPFFTIESLLRLRGAYLAGSDPMSVKASPLLGELQDLVPFLVIAGTRELLLQDSQRFVSRVMSAGGRIESRFYPHMPHVFPLFNLLPEAIEARELIKAFVLSHLNDKIG from the coding sequence ATGCCAAGCTGGCAAGCAACTGTTCTAAATACCATTCTATCCTACGTCGCAAGGCCTTCCATCAGTCGTGGTAAGGCCAAGTTACCCCTCTCTCAGGTGCGCAGTCGCCTGTTAGCCCTCGATAATCGCTGGTTGCCTTGGCCCGACACCCTAGAATCAAACAGTATTCCGCTGACTCACAGCACATTGTTGAACTATCGAAATATGAAGCACGCCTCCTCTCAAGGCAATCTCTTTTATATACGAGGTGGAGGCTTTTGTTTTAAGACGCCAAATGCCCACGCGAGGCTCATCTGTGACCTCAGTTTACGTTGTCAGTTAGAGGCCTTTGTGCCCGATTATCGACTGGCGCCTGAGCATCCTTTTCCTGCTGCTTGCGATGATGTATTAGAGGCCTATTTGCATTTAATTGCAGTAAAGGATGCGGAAAACCTGATTTTGATGGGGGACTCTGCCGGTGGAAACTTAGCACTGAGCCTCCTGCTTGAACTTAAGCGATTAAAGCTCCCCTTACCAAAAGCCTGCGTGTTGATATCTCCCGCGTTGGATTTGGCGCTCACAGGCGATACCGAACTGATTTTGGCCGCAGAAGATCCCTTTTTCACCATTGAATCCCTACTGCGACTGCGTGGCGCTTATCTGGCTGGCAGCGATCCTATGTCGGTCAAGGCGTCGCCCTTACTTGGGGAGCTGCAAGATTTAGTGCCTTTTCTCGTTATCGCTGGTACTCGCGAATTGTTATTGCAGGATTCGCAGCGATTTGTGAGCCGTGTTATGAGTGCTGGTGGCCGAATTGAATCACGTTTTTACCCTCATATGCCCCATGTTTTCCCACTGTTTAATCTATTGCCCGAGGCAATTGAGGCACGGGAGCTGATTAAGGCTTTTGTTCTTTCCCATCTGAATGATAAAATTGGCTAG